The genomic interval TTAGGGAGTGGCAGGGTCATGGAGAGAAGGGACGGACGAGGAGTAGATTAAAAGgaatggagagaggagaggatgtaGACCGCAACAGTCTCACCGTGTTACTCACCGATGCAGCTGTAGTTAGGATTGTGAGCACAGTGGGGAGGAAATACTACTCTGAGCTAATTGTGGGAACCGTACACATAATGAACCAATTGTTAGAGGGGGCTGAGGGGGCGATTACACATAGCGTACGGCCATACTCTGTGAAGCGCAGACCGTTTTATCATCGCTTACAGACGTTCCAAACAAACAGTCTGAGTTGCCTTTTGAAAATCCCCCCTCTTCTGTACCCTGTGGgaacaaatgttttgttatatttaCCCCCGCCTGTTCCTAATGAACCCGCTAGCCAACACAGGACTCGGAATAACTGCACCGGTTGTTGGACAAGTCCAGTCACTCTTCAGCGTTATTTTTACCCTTGTGAAGTATTCTCTATTATTTCAAGTATTTGGAACAATCGGAGGGAAAACGGAGAGGGAAGAGAGCATGATGTCAGCCGCTAAGTTTAGAGATGCTTGTTTCTGCTCCCTGGAGTCGGAGCGTTTTGAgggagaagcagaagaagtGATTTCGGGCCAACATCTTGTCAGTGGAAAGTTAAGAGACCGTAATTTGAGTGCCACACTGAAAATCTACCTCCTTAATTTTCGAAGCAGCGCTGTCCAGGCTGGGCTTTTCAGTTGTGGCTGGGAGGATGATGGGAGGATGGAGCTTGGGTTATTGGAGGGAAATTATTAGGTTGAAGTCAGGCCGCTTCTCAGTCCAGACTTTGATGAGAGACAGGAGGGTGAAAACATGTCTTTATACAGTCGCTAAGTACAAAACGAGAGCCTCCATTATAGTCTTCTGAGCTCttacaaaatgtgattttcagcATCCAAATAAGACATTGCAGGATGCTTATACATCTTTCTAatcatgaagaaaaagaaacaaaagttaaAGATGCTTTTGAGATACAATCCATGTCGGACATTCCCTCATCAGGCCTCCCTGAGAAGATTTAGTTTGCGGGTGCACGATCAGGCATCGTCCTCGGCAGCCCCACCCTTCAAAGGCTGCACATGTTAAGTGTCTGAGGGTTAACAAGCCATCCCGTGCTCTCCTCGCACGTCAGCTGGGAGTGAGGCAGAGGATGTGGCATACCAATACGCTAACGCAGACAGGATGGAGAAGGGGAGGGGTAGGGATACATTTAATGAAGTCATGGGGCGTGGTGGCCACCCATTTACGGTAGCCATGTTACAAGTATGAGAAAGAGGAAAGGTCGTGTCATCACACCATTATGTCAGGGAGGGATCTAATTATTTACCATATTCACTTTGACCTTTATTGTATCCATACTTAACATTTTGTCCTGCAGCCGAACTTAATATAAACGACCAAGAGGCAGAACAATGTAAAAGCACACTGTACTGGgtcaatatgaaaaaaatgataTAGGACTGGACAACCAATCAATGCTCTTATTTATTGTCTCTATATCTAATCATATCGTCGTAAAGATTACGTATTGAGATCTAATCAAGTTCACAATTCACAATTGTCTAAATAAATGAAGGTTAAATTTGAGGGTGTCTATCTGTATGTTTTTTGCGTTGTGCTGGCTGTGAAAACAAATCTACCTCAAcaaaattactttattttatatattttggtCGTATATGTTTCTTCTTACATTGTTGGCATTCTGTGGAgagcaaaggaagaatttcattgGACGGAGAAACATGCTTCTTTGCTGTGCATATGAcattaaacactttgaatctcGAATCTCAAGAACAATCACACCTAAAGGTCACAAGTGTAGAAAACTACATTtcataaagaggaaaatacaaaataaattaagCATTCATTTGGCTGTTTGCACATGGtatcttttcttttgtaaaaaaaacacacacaaaaacaaatctaatgCTTCAAAGTCAAGATAGTATTGCTTCCATCACTGCGGAAGTGCCCTCGGGGTTGCCTTTCCAGtggaaaaaacatgataaagtgccctctcttCACTATGAATGTCACTATATGACTGTCTGTGTGCTGATGCCTCCCTGCGTACATGTGGTGCCctcccctcaaacatcctgagccCACCGCTGTCTTCTATAATGTCAAAAGCTTTGTTTGGGAAATCACACACATTACATTGAGAGTATTACAACCCTTACAGCCTTATATTAtgtattttggacattttttgaGCTTTTGAGCTCTTTAGATATATAACTTGAAACATATGACAAAACAATATACATGTATacagtgacaacaaaacaatcCACAGCCACAGCAACAGATTGTTACACCTGGATTTGAACCCATCTGTGACGTCTTATTTCTCTCTCCAGGCCCCACAGCTCTCCCTGAAGATCTTGAAATTGTCACTCAAGGAGACATAACTGGTGTTACAGGGGGTCCAATATTGGACTTATCTCTCGTCACTGGTCCTCCTGCTGCAACCGATGCAGCAGAAGTAGCCCAAGATCAAGTGGTAACAGATGCTGCAGTAGAAGCGGAACCAGAagctgtaacagcagctccagcagaaGCTGCAACAGAAACTCCAGCAGAAGCTCCAACAGTGGCGGCGCCTGCTGTAGTCCTTACTGAGGAGCCTGTCGTAGACACAGAAGCGCCTGTTGCCTCTACGGCTGCAGCACCAGTACAGCTTATCACCGAGGCTCCTGCTGTGGAGACCGCTGCCCCTGCTGAGGAAGCGGAGAAGGAGGACCCCCATGTGGTGCCGACGTCACCCGCCAAAGTAGAGGAAGAGGTGCTCTACATTGAGGTTGAAGGTGAGGATGGTTCGAACACAAGTGTTATTATTGGCTGACATGAGGGGGATTAAAAGTCACGCGCAGGCCTTAAATCTCTCCAAATGTGACGCTTCTCCCTCTTTTGCCTTACATGTTATTTTCCCTGTCAGAGATGTTATTGATCTCCTTCATAGATAGATGGCATGGGATCCACTTGTCTACATGCAACATGAAGAGTAGTAACCTCAAAATCTAAACTCTCGACTTTCTGTCCTGCAGACGGCCTGACATCTGGCCAGGTAGCCGGCATCGTGATCGGCGCACTGTTGGCAATTGTCATTCTCATCGCCGTGGTGATTGCTGCCGTGAGGAGGATGGGCAAATATTCGTAAGTACCTCAACTCCCGCGGCTGAATCCAAGTGAATACAGCCAGCTAAATAAATGTTGCGCGGTGAGTCATCACTTGTGGCTCTCCTCTAAATATGGAGTGAAACGGCATGAGCTTTTGAGTCATCACGGACACATCCTGTGATGAAATAACACAGTCAGTGATGTAATGGGTCCAAGGGAGAGAGATTTGCTCTGTGTGATAAGATGACCTCGCATGCCCAGCACAAACTGTGGTAGCATTTTGACCATAATTGGTCTCTGCTGTTAAACACGTTGGAGAGGCGACCGATCTTCATGAGAGTCAAAGAGGTCCCATTCAAGTGACAGTGTTCCCACGAAGCGCAGCCTCCCCCTCTGAGAATACCGTCTCGAGCTGCATGTCTCGCTAACGATGAATGTTTCTTGTGTCACAGGTCCGCCAAGAACAAAAGACCGACGAAAAAAGAGAGCGTTCTGGTTTCTGTACATGTCTATTTGATACTCTCAGCTAATTGTTATAACCCTTCGCCCATCATGATCCtaatttgtgtaaaatgtgtaacagatgtccccccctcccccccaagaaaaacactcacatgAGTTTGATGCTTGTTGCTGCCTTCTCTTCTGACGCACAGCCCCGTGGCCTGAGGGGGAAAAATTGGGCATTCATAGTGACAAGTGGCTCTATTTGGCCTTGAAATTGGCTTGTTTATTGACTCAGTGTCTGTCTATGTGGCCAGTGGTCATCAAGCAGGCTGGTTTTCATATCAACAGAgggtttgtgtttgtcagaagtggagcagcaacacaaagtcgtcaatttcagtttttttttttctaatcaccAGTCTTTCCATTTTGGTTTATGTGCCTATTTACAGTTTATTTCTCAGTATATcatcttaaaggtcccatattatgctcattttcaggatCCTACTTTAACCTTGAGgaagtttacatgctttaagGTGCAAAAACATGTGATTTTTCTTACGACTTAACTGTGGATTAAGTATTTTCATACTTTCACGGTTTTTATAGGGCAACTGCAAACTGctttatgagaaaaaaaaagaagacctGAAAATCTCACCTCCTACaaaatgggacctttaagatcTTTGCTGACTTAAGTGACGCTCTGAAAGGGGCAACAGTAGTCCCGAAACTAATCTTGTCAACTCCCAAACAACATTCCTTCAGAAGAAAATGTTTCGATTATTTAAGGTTGTGCTAAAAACACGTCTTTTATATAAT from Sparus aurata chromosome 7, fSpaAur1.1, whole genome shotgun sequence carries:
- the pdpn gene encoding podoplanin isoform X1; translated protein: MNVQLLLLLALAGPFCALTHASPTALPEDLEIVTQGDITGVTGGPILDLSLVTGPPAATDAAEVAQDQVVTDAAVEAEPEAVTAAPAEAATETPAEAPTVAAPAVVLTEEPVVDTEAPVASTAAAPVQLITEAPAVETAAPAEEAEKEDPHVVPTSPAKVEEEVLYIEVEDGLTSGQVAGIVIGALLAIVILIAVVIAAVRRMGKYSSAKNKRPTKKESVLVSPLRKKQAKQQERAKFWKF
- the pdpn gene encoding podoplanin isoform X3, producing MNVQLLLLLALAGPFCALTHASPTALPEDLEIVTQGDITGVTGGPILDLSLVTGPPAATDAAEVAQDQVVTDAAVEAEPEAVTAAPAEAATETPAEAPTVAAPAVVLTEEPVVDTEAPVASTAAAPVQLITEAPAVETAAPAEEAEKEDPHVVPTSPAKVEEEVLYIEVEDGLTSGQVAGIVIGALLAIVILIAVVIAAVRRMGKYSP
- the pdpn gene encoding podoplanin isoform X2; translated protein: MNVQLLLLLALAGPFCALTHASPTALPEDLEIVTQGDITGVTGGPILDLSLVTGPPAATDAAEVAQDQVVTDAAVEAEPEAVTAAPAEAATETPAEAPTVAAPAVVLTEEPVVDTEAPVASTAAAPVQLITEAPAVETAAPAEEAEKEDPHVVPTSPAKVEEEVLYIEVEDGLTSGQVAGIVIGALLAIVILIAVVIAAVRRMGKYSSAKNKRPTKKESVLPLRKKQAKQQERAKFWKF